The sequence ATATGATCGCCGAGGGCCTTGCGCACCACCTCGCTCTTTTCAACTATCTCGATCGCCTCGATCAAACTACCCGGCAGCGAGTTGATCCCTAATTCCTGCTTTTCCTCCACGCTTAAATGATAAATATCTTTTTCAACAGGCTCCGGAAGTTCATAGCCTTTCTCAATACCTTCCAGTCCTGATGCAAGCATTACCGAGAATGCAAGATACGGATTACACGCTGGGTCCGGCGAGCGAAGCTCTATCCTTGTCGCCTTTTCCTTGCCTGGTTTATACAACGGCACTCTAACAAGCGATGAACGGTTTCTCCTGGCCCACGCGATATAAACAGGCGCTTCATATCCGGGGACGAGCCTCTTGTATGAATTGACCCACTGGTTGGCTACCGCCGTGATCTCAGGGGCGTGTTTTAACAGTCCAGCGATATATTTTTTGGCAATGTCAGAGAGGTAATACTTGTCCTTGGCGTCAAAGAACGCATTTTTGTCGCCGTTAAAAAGCGACTGGTGCGTGTGCATCCCGCTGCCGTTCTGTCCGAAGATCGGCTTGGGCATGAATGAAGCGTAGCAGCCGTATTTTGACGCCACTTCCTTTACCACTACCCGGTAGGTCATCACATTGTCAGCCATTGTCAGGGCGTCCGTGTATTTAAGGTCGATCTCATGCTGTGAAGGGGCCACCTCATGATGAGAGTACTCAACCTTTATCCCCATTGCCTCAAGCGTGAGGACCGTTTCTCTCCTCAGATCGCTTCCAGCGTCAAGTGTGGTGAGGTCGAAGTATCCGCCATTGTCCAGCACCTCCGTGCCTTTATCATTTTTAAAATAGAAGAACTCAAGCTCCGGCCCGAGGTAAAGCGTGTAACCGTTCTCGTTCAGTCTTTCAAGATTCCTCTTTAACGCGTAACGCGGATCTCCGTCATACGGGGTCCCGTCGGGATTGAGGATATCGCAGAACATCCTTGCCACCGCCTGTTCCTTCGGCCTCCACGGGACGATCTGAAAAGTAGTAGGGTCAGGCTTTGCGATCATGTCGCTTTCGTCGATCCTCGCGTAACCCTTGATGGATGATCCGTCAAAACCCATCCCCTCATCAAACGCCCCTTCCAGTTCCTCGCTGGTAATGGCGAAACTCTTCAGTTGTCCGAGAATGTCCGTAAACCACAGCCTGATAAATTTGACATTATTTTGCTCTACCATATCCAGCACATCTTTTTTGTCCCTGGGCTTGTCCATGTTTGGCTCCTTTGGTTGATAATAAAATTAGATGTTATGCATTCCCTGTAGTTGGTAATTATACATCATAAGACATGATGCCTCAATAAGTTTTACAGGCGGGTGTGTGACGGGTTGTTAATTTCCATAACGGACAGTAATGCCTTTTAAAAAATTCCTGAGAAACTGGTCCCCGCATTCCTTGTAATTCCTGTGCCCCTGCTTCCTGAACAGCGCGGTCAGTTCATGTCCTGAAATATTGACCCCGGCCAGTTTCAATATCCCGATCATATCGTCCTCTTTCAATTCCAGCGCTATCCTCAGTTTTTTCAGGATGGCATTGTTTGTTAAAGGTGAGTCCGGTTTCTTCGCCTGGACCGGCGCGGTTTCTTTCCTGCCTCTTCTATGAATAATCAGCCCGTCTAAAAAATTTTCCATGACCTTATCACTGCAATCAACATAACCTGCGTCGAATTCCTTTTTAAGAAGAGCGGTCAAACCGGATTGATCAATTTCAAGCCCGGCCAGTTTGAATATCCCGATCATCTCTGAATCGTTAATATCCAGAGCATACCGGAGCCTTCGTAATATGTCGTTGTTGGTCATTATGGATTATCCGGAAGCAACGTTCACAGTATCCGTTTGATCCTGGCGAAGGCCTCTTCTATGATCTCCGGCTCGGGCAGGAACGTGGTCCTGAAGTACACTCCATCCTCCTGCCTGCCGAAGCCTGAACCGGGGACGAAGACGACTCCTTCTTTAAGCGCGGCGCGCACGAATTCTATGTCCTTCTTCCATTTCTTCGTTTCTATTTTTATGAACGCGTAGAACGCGCCTTTGGGAACAGGGAATGAGAGCGGCAGTTTCCCGGCCATCTTCACGAACGTGTCTCTCCTTTCAAGGAGCTTCTTCTTTATGTCAGCGATATACTGAGGGTATGAGGGGTCCGCTATTGCCGCGGCAGCAGCCTTCTGGTATTCCCAGTTCACGGAGAGGCGCTGGTTGCACAACAGGAAAAAGGCATTCTTGACCTCTGACCACTTTTCGCCGTGGAAGGCTACCCATCCTATCCTTGCTCCTGTATAGCTGAAGTCCTTGGAAAGCGAGCTTCCGTATATAAACGGTATCTTGTCCCTCGCTATCTTTCTGAAGTCTATCAGTTTGCCCTCTAATATGAGCTGATCATATGAGCCGTCATAGAATATGGGGACGTCGTACTCGGCGCAGAGCTTCACAACCTCCGCGAGGTTCTTTTCGGAATAGACAGAGCCCAGCGGATTATTAGGATTTATAATCACCATGGCTTTTGCGCCTTCGATCTTCTTTGCGAGGTTTACTACGTCTATCTGGCCGTCCGCGTCATGCCTGTAGAAGACGCTGTCGCCCTCGAACTGTTTTGCCTTGCTTAAGTAGAGCGGGTATACCGGGTTGGGCAGGAGCACCTTCTCCCCGAACCCTATGAACGAATGGAAGAAGAAGTCTATGCCCTCGGTGAGGCCTGCTACTGCAAACACGTCCTCAGGCCTGCACTTCTCGATCTTCGCCACGGTCTTTCTGAACTCCTCGTCACCTTCGGAAGGCGCGTAGCCTTTCCAGTTTTCATCTAACGCGCTTTTCACACGGTCAGCTATGACCTTGAACGGCTGAAAGCCGTACTGAGGCGGATCTCCGATGTTGAGGTAGATCATCTTCTTGCCCTTTGCCTCTTCGCGCTTGGCCTCCATAACTATGTCTCTTATGGGGTAACTAACAACGTTCATTCTTTCCGTGGGCCTGTAAGGCAACTGCCGTCTTAGGTGTATCATGTCATCATCCTTTTTAAATCGAAATATAAAATATCATACGCCACGGTAAAGCAAAAGGGCAACCTCTAAAGAGCATCATTCTCTATCTGTGATTTAGATAGCGCTCACGCAAGGACCTGAATCTGAACACAAGCCCTGAACAGATCGTAAATGCCGCCACCCCTCCGAGAATGAGCGAGAGCCTGATCCACGGCGCGCCTTCTGCCTGACGCATATTTACAAGAGCGATAAGAGTCCTGACCCACTCGATGCCTCCGAGGACAAGCGCTGTCTGAATTAATCGCGGGACCCATGAGCGGCGTATAAATAAAATAAAAAGAAACGCCGCGACAAGCAAGATCAATATAATGTTCTGCGCCCTGAAGAAATGCGCGCCAAGTAGAAGTAAGCTTAGTATCACGGGTAAGAGTTTAAAGAGATTCATTGGGATCCCTATTTTCCAATACTGTTACTCTAAAATAATTACTTTCGTTTCAGGGAAGTATTCTGGAAACCATTCTTTTCTACCACCTACAATTAATATTCCATCTTTAAAACTTATTTCTCCATCATATCTATCACCTAATGACACCTGGCCTATACCTTTTATAAGAATTCTATCTCTTCTTTCGGAAATATTTGAGAAATCTACAAAAGAATCGATTTGAAAAACAACGAAAACAACATTGTAGAATGTGCCCGTTCCACCACCATTTTCAATAGTTAGTAAAGACTGTATTCCAGAAGGAGAAGCACCAATATATTTATAACCGAACATCATCATGTCTTCCACATTTTTTGAAATGACCCATTTTTCATTATTCAAGATCTTTGTTGTTACGGGATCTTTATATTTGTTACTTTTCATTGCTGCACTGATATCTATAGCAACGATATCAGAAGCTGAATCTGACAACCATCCTGAAAGTTGTTCTATAATCTTTGGGTGAATAAAAGGCTCAGCATTAAAAGAGGTTCGAAGAAAGGGAGTAATTCGATTAATTGGCTCCTCAGATGCGTTTAAACTCAAAGCCACTTTTGGCGATAGTTTGAGATCGTGATTCTCCCGTTCCAATTTTGCAATGTGTGTTTTTAAATCAATTAAATAATGAGCTTGGAAAAATTTAGCTAACCTAAATCCGATATAGAATGTAGTTACAAGAACACTTGATACAATTCCTATTAAAGTAATAATCGTACTTAACTGTGATTCCGCAATGATTTTCCATATTTCAGATAATGTCATTTGCCTTAAATGATTCTTTACAGTTTATTTAATATTATCTTCTCTTACTTAATGGGTAAGACTTATTTGAGAGTATTCATTGGGATTCATTTATTGTTACTCAATCATCCGCTGCTTTCCGACTACCCCACTCTCTCTCGTCATAATTAAAAAATATCATACGCCACGATGGTGCAAAAGCACAACAGATTTTTAGGCGCCATAATCAGAAGTTCAGAAGATCACGTCATTCCCGGCTTTCAGTAATTCTCCTGTTTTGATAGAATAATCTAAATCACATCGAGGAGGTGACGATGGAAAAAGAGATTATCTTTATTGTAGAGGAATCGCCTGAAGGCGGATTCGAGGCAAGGGCACTTGGGCATTCGATTTTCACGGAAGGAGATACTTACGAAGAACTGAAACGAATGGTCCAGGACGCAGTAATCTGTCACTTTGAAGAAGCCGAGAGGCCGAAAATCATCAGGTTGCATATGGTCAAAGATGAACTCCTCACTGTATGAAGCTACCACGAAACATCGGGGGAGATGAGTTAATCAAACGGTTGGCTGAATACGGCTATAAACAGACCCGCCAAACAGGCAGTCATGCACGGCTAACATCATCACTCAAAGGCACAGAACATCACGTTACCATTCCGAAGCATAATCCTCTTAAGGTTGGCACTCTGAATTCTATCATCACTTCTGTTGCAGAATATCTTAAAAAAGAAAAACAGCAGGTGATTAAGGAACTTTTCAAGGACTGAAAGTTTTTCATGAGGAGTGTTTGAAAATGGTGAAGCAAAGCTACCCCGCCCCTACTACCTCCAAAACATTCGACCTCAATCCCTTTAGATATTTTACAAACTCTTCCTTGTTTTTATGCCCCATAAAAATTCCAGCCAGTTCCGTGAAATCAGAATCTTTGACAATCACGTGTTCTTCATTTAATCTCATAAGGGTCTCAAGCGTCCTCAGGTATTCATAGGCGTCTAAGAGGGCCCTACCGTTTTCAGGACGAAGGATACCCTTCTTCGCAAGACGTCTTATTGCGGATGCCGTATCCTGCACAAGTATTTCCGGAGACCCAGTCGCATTATTGAGTTGCAGCCACTGGACAAAAAATTCTATCTCCTCTATTCCGCCCGGCCCGAGTTTAACATCCACTCCCTGCGGCTCGTGCGACAGCTCTTTCATTATCCTCTCGCGCATCGACTTTATATCTTCTCTCTTCAACTCCACTCCTCTTTTCAAAATAACTTCCTTCGCCATTTCAGCAAACGATCTTGCAATATCCATGTCTCCGGCTATCGGCCTCACTTTAAGAAGAGCCTGGATCTCCCACGGGTGAGCGTTTTTGAGATAGTAATTCCTGTAACCTTCCAGGTTGTTTATAAGCGCGCCTTTGATGCCGTCGGGCCTCAGCCTCATGTCCACGTTGTAGATAATGCCCTTGTCCGTGTACGCAGTTAAAGTCTTCAATATCTTTTCAGCTGTTTTTAATTCATCGGGGCTTTCAGAGAGAAAAATGATATCGAGGTCGGAACCGAACGTCATCTCCCTGCTGCCGAGCTTTCCCATGCCGAGCACTGCGAAGCCTGCCTTCTGACTTCTGCCTTCTGACTTCTGTCTTCTGTTTTCTGTCTTCTGACAATTCTCCACGATAATTCCGATTACCGCCTCCGCGAGATGAGACAGGCATCTTACAAGATGATTAACCTTCATGACGTGCATGAGGAAGAAACTGCCGAGGCGGATTTCTTCGACATTTTTGTATTCGGCAATGCCTGTCTCGAAATTTTCGCCGGGTATGCTTTTTTTCAGTTCCTCCCTTGTTTTGCTGAGCGTCTTTCTTATGATGTTCCCCTCAAGGAGCAGGTCAAGGTAGCGCGTGTTGCTTAAAAATATTCGCGTGAGGTTCGTGCTCAGGGAAAATATTTTAATGATGCCGTCCTGCAATTCCTTCCTCTCGGTAAAGCCTGTAAGATACGTCTCTTTGATACCCATTACCGTAAAAAAGCTGACAAGCCCTTTCAGCGCCCTGTCCGGGCTTTCAGAATTCAGCGCCTTTTCAATGAGCAGCGGGATGACCTTTCTCATCACCGTGCGTTCACGCTGTGTCTTGAAGAATTCAAACTGCTCCCGCATTCCCTTGAGATTCATCAAACCGGCTGGAGGGTTTTTAATGCCCCTGAAAGAGAGATATTCCGAAAGCTCATCGTCGCTGAGGTCTCCTTCAAGCAATGAAAGCGCCTCGGCATGAACGTCTTCCTCCGTGCCAAGCAGGGAGTTGTACATATTCCTGATCTTCATTCTCCTCATCCGCAAGTCAGAAAGAAATCTGTCAGTGGAGGTGAAACCTGATTTTATCGCGAGGGATTTTAAATCATCTTCTGATGACGGTAGGGAATGCGTTTGCAGGTCGTCTTTCATCTGAAGGAGATGCTCAACGCGCCTGAGGTGTAGATAGTTTTCACGGAGCGTGACAAGTTCTTCTTCAGGCACCATCCCAAGCCATCTCAGCGATTGTATCGCGTTTAAAAACCTGTGCGTCCTGAGGCCGCCGTGTTCAGGGCCATAGATAAGCTGAAAGGTCTGAATAAAAAATTCCGCCTCTCTAATCCCCCCGTAGCCGCGCTTTATGTCATCCCTTGAAAAGGAGGAATCTATTTTTTTCTTAAGGGCCTTTATCTCTTCTATCCCGGAATAATCCATTGTCTTCTTCCAGACGAACGGTCCTATTGTTTCCATAAACGCCTTGCCGAGCCGCATATTTCCCGCCACGGGACGCGCCCTTATAAGCGCCATGCGCTCCCACGTGCGCCCCCATGCTTCATAGTATGTTTTGTATGAACTGAGCGGGAGCGCCACCTCGCCTTTTTCTCCCTGGGGCCTCAGCCTCAGATCAACCCTGTAAACGATCCCGTCCTCGGTATTCCTTGAGAGTATCTTGTTAAAGAGTTCCATGACCTTAAAATAAAATTCGCTGCTGCTTATCCTGTTCATCAGAACGCCTGAAGGACTCACTGTGCCTGAAGTCTGGCCTTCTTCTCCGGCATAGACGGCGATAAGATCAACGTCGGAGCTGTAATTAAGCTCCTCGCCTCCAAGTTTACCGAGGGCAATAAGCGCAAGCCCATCGTCAGACGGCCCTCCGAAATGCCGGGAATTAATTTTCAAAGAACAGTCAAGCGCGAAATCAATGACAAACTCGGCAAGGCAGGTAAGCTCATCCATCGAGGAAAGAGTGTCCGTCTCGCCCGTGATATCTCTTAAGGTAATTCTAAGCAGCTGACTTTTCTTAAACAGCCTGAGCCTCTTTAATATATCGCTTAAGTCCAGCTCTTCAGCCAATGCGAGTCCGGTCTTGCCCTTTACGCTTAGAAACTTTTTTGTAACAGGCGTCTTCAGCTCTTTTAACGCGGCAAAAAGTTCGTCAGGATTTGATATGCAGTAATTCGAAAGGAACTGGCTTGCGGCAAAGAGTTTCGCGACATCCTTCAGATAAGGCAGAAAGCGTTCTCTCCCCGATGACGCTTCCATAAGCCTGTGCAGGTTTGTCCCGGCCCTCTTCGGATCGGAAGCGGACCGGCAGGCATCTGTTATATTTTTATGTATTTCTTTTTCAGAAGGCATCATATTTATTTAAACCACAGAGGGCGCAGAGATAATAATTTTTTTGCTTCTCTGTGTTCTCATGATATAAACTTAAGATATTATATGTAAAATTACTATATAAAAGAGAGCACAGGGAAATTTCTATGAGAACAATCCGCAGATTTCACAGATTGCGCAGATGAAGTAAAAACCTTTTCAGAGAATCTGTGAAAATCTGTGTAATCCGCGGCTAATATATTTTTTCTCTGTGTCCTCTGTGGTTAATAAACTTAAAGGGAGGGACTTATTCATGAAGATGATAGCCGCTGTTATTAAGCCGTTTAAACTCGACGACGTAAAAAAGGCCCTTGCAGACGCGGGGATTCAGGGCATGACCGTAACGGATGTCAAAGGCTTCGGCAGGCAGAAAGGTCACGTGGAGCTCTACAGGGGAACAACTTATGAAGTAAATTTTCTGCCGAAGATAAAGATAGAAGTCGCGGTCTCAGATGAAAGGGCTGATGAGATAATAAAGACAATTTCCGAAAGCGCAAGGACGGGAGAGATCGGAGACGGCAAGATATTTATTTATAATCTCAGTGATGTGCTCAGGATAAGGACCGGAGAGAGCGGCGACGGTGCCATATAATATTCTGTTTTGCAGGAAAATCCATACACCTTTGTCTGCTTTTAAATGCACTAATCAGTGCCCCCCCTCATAACAAGCGTACACTTTCAAAGAGTTATTAAGATTGCCTTCGTTGGCATATTAGTTGCAATTAAAAAGGGCAGTGCATCTACTCACATAACTTCCCTTGAAGTTACACGGGATGTCCGAGAGGAGGACCTACTGCAATGGCAAGCGCAAAGATTTTGGTTGTTGAAGACGATTTTTTTACTGCTGTGGTATTTCGGCAATTACTGGAGCTCTGGGGTTATGAGATATGCGAACAGGTGACCTCGGGGGAGGAAGCAATCGCAAGAGCTGAAAAAGAAAAACCGGACATTGTATTAATGGACATAAATCTGGACGGGGAGATAGACGGCATCGAGGCGGCCACAAAGATAAGAGTGCGTTTTGGCATCCCCATTATTTTCACGACTGCTTATTCAGACAATGAAACAAAAGAAGCCGCAAGACTTGCTGATCCTGTCGGTTATTTTGTTAAGCCGTTGAACTTTAATGAATTGCGGACAATGCTTAATTCCATTGCCTGCAATTAACAGGCGTGAGATATCAGGAAAATTTTTCCGTGATATGCAGGGAAAATCATACACCATTTCAGTTTTCATATGACGCAATTTGAGCTGCCTTTCACAGCGTTTGTTCAATTTCAAGGAGTTATCAGGCGCGCTGTCATTGGCACAATAGTTGCACTTATATAAACACTATTTTCTGAAGCCCCGGGGATCCCAGGATCTTCAGGCGATCTTAACAGGAGAATCGGCTATGAACTTACAAGAACTCAAAGAAGAAATCAAAAAAATATGCGTCAAATGCATAGAATGCGACCCTTGCTGCACGGGGAATATCCTGAAAAAGTGTATTGAGAATAACAGATTCACTCCTTTGACCGATGATCAGGTAGTGATCGGGACTCTTACCCAATAAATAAAGGGGGGGCAGCGCCCCCCTTCTGATTCTTAAATATCATAGTACAGGAAAAACTCGTACGGATGCGGCCTTAACCTCAGCGCGTCAACCTCATTTGTCCTCTTGTAGCTTATCCATTTTTCGATGGCGTCCTTTGTGAAGACATTGCCCTTCAACAGGTACTCATGGTCTTTTTCCAGATGATCAAGGGCTTCATCGAGGCTTCCGGGCATTGTAGGCACATTTGCCAGTTCCTCAGGTCCGAGATCGTAAATGTCCTTATCAAGAGGCTCTCCCGGATGGATCTTGTTTTCAATGCCGTCCAGTCCGGCCATCAACATAGCAGAGAATGCGAGATAGGTATTGCATGAAGGATCAGGGAATCTCACCTCGACCCTCTTCGCCTTCGGGCTTGCCGAATAAGTCGGTATCCTTACGGATGCGGAGCGGTTTCTCGCAGAGTATGCGAGATTAACAGGGGCCTCAAATCCCGGAGTCAATCTCTTGTAGGAATTTGTTGTAGGATTGGTAAGCGCCGCAAGCGACTTCGCGTGTTTCAGTACACCTCCAATGTAGAAGAGGGCCATCTCGCTCAAACCTGCATAGCCGTTGCCTGCGAACAGGGGCTTGCCGCCTTTCCATATGCTCTGGTGAACGTGCATACCTGAGCCGTTGTCTCCGAATAATGGCTTCGGCATGAATGTCGCTGTCTTGTTATGCCGCCTTGCAACATTTTTGATTATATATTTAAAGAGCATGTTCTTATCAGCCATGCTGACAAGGGAATCAAACCTCATGTCAATCTCAGCCTGTCCTGCGGTTGCAACCTCGTGGTGTTCTCTCTCAACATAGATACCGCACTTCAGCATCTCCATGACCATCTCGGTCCTGAGATTCACCTGGCTGTCTGTCGGCGGAACAGGGAAATATCCCTCTTTGTGTCTCGGTTTGTAGCCAAGGTTGGGGTTTTCTTCTCGTCCTGAATTCCAGATACCCTCAAAGGACTCAATGAAATAGTACCCGCTGTGGGAGTTCTGGTCGAACCTGATCCCGTCAAAAATAAAAAATTCCGCCTCAGGGCCGAAGTATGCCGTGTCGCCGACGCCTGTTGATTTGAGATAAGCCTCCGCCTTCTGCGCGATGTATCTCGGGTCCCTCGTGTAAAATTCCTTTGTGATAGGGTCCACAATGTTGCAAATTAAGCTGATCGTAGGATACTCCATAAAAGGGTCCATGAAGGCTGTCTTCGGATCAGGTATTATCAGCATGTCCGATGTGTTTATCGCCTGCCATCCCCTGATGGAAGAGCCGTCAAACCCGAGGCCTTCCTCAAATATCTCCTCTTTTAATTCTGCTACAGGCACTGCAAAGTGCTGCCAGATGCCGGGGAAATCAAGGAACTTGAAGTTGGCCATCACGGCCTTGTTTTCCTGCGCCATCTTGATTACGTCTTTTGGTGTCATGTTTCCTCCTTTTTAAGTTTTAAGTTATCCGCAGATTGCCCAGATTAACACAGATTTTTATAGAGGCAAATTTAATCTGTGAAATCTGCGTAATCTGTGGATTAGTCCTTTAAGTGAAAAAGCCTTTATAAAAGTTCATGGCCCTGCCGCTGTATTCGGCGTAGAGCCTTTCTGTCTCTTCTTTCAGATTGTCGAAATCTATTGGTCCGCTGCTGAGCCAATCATATATCATTTCTTTTCTGACTTCAATATGGAACTGAAACGCATACGCGTTGTTCCCGTATCTGAACGCCTGGTTCGGATAAAGCGCTGAAGACGCCAGCCTTACCGCCCCTTCAGGGATGTCAAATGTCTCGCCGTGCCAGTGAAAGACCCTGAACTTCCGCCAGAAGTCTTTCACGAAAGGGTGCACTGCGAGGCTCCTCATAAGAGGGTCCATCAAACCGTCTCCCGTCAACTCGATGCCGTACCAGCCAATCTCTTTTTGCGTCCCGGCATAGACCCGCGCCCCCAGCGCCTTTGCCATTATCTGAGCGCCGAGGCATATACCGAAAACTTTCTTGCCATTAGAAATAAAATCCCTGACAAGCTGTTCTTCTTCCCGTATGTAAGGGATATCATCGTTCACGCTCATCGGCCCGCCCATCATTATAAGCGTGTTGAAATCTTCTTTACCGGGTATGCCCTCCCCTTTTGACAGATCAACTGTCGTGTACGGGATTTTTTTGTCAATCAAAAAATCCTCAATGGTCCCCGGCCCTTCTGTATCGATATTTTTGCAAATTAAAACTGACATAACAAATATATCCTCATCTTAGTCAAAAGACTATTACTGACTTTTGGGGTCAGGGTTAGCTACTAAACCCCAATCACTAATCCCCAACTACTATTAAACCGCCGCCTCTCCGCTTTCGCCCGTCCTTATCCTTATGATGTTTTCGATTGGATACACAAAGATCTTACCATCGCCTATCTCGCCTGTCCTTGCATTTTCCTGAATTACGGCAATCGCTTTCTCCGCCATATCAGCAGTCAAAACTATTTCTATTTTCAGCTTTGGAACGAAGTTAATATCATACTCTACTCCGCGGTAAAATTCTAAGTGTCCCTTTTGCCTCCCGAAACCCTTGACCTCTGTTACTGTCATACCCTGCACGCCCAAATCATTCAGGGCCTTTTTTATCTCGTCAAGCTTGAACGGTTTTATTATCGCTTCAATTTTCTTCATGTTGCCTCCTGATTTTTTACCAATCCCTAACCCCTAATCCCCGATCCCTGTTTTACTGCGTATACGCGCTTTCTCCATGCAGAGCCTGGTCCAGGCCGATAAACTCTTCTCCGTCTTTGACCCTTAATCCAACTATCCAGTCAACGAGCTTAAGGATAATAAATGTTGCTACAAAGACAAATACAAAAGATACTATCACGGAAATACCCTGCGTTATAAACAGGGAAGAATTGCCGTGGAACAAGCCGTCCTTGCCCGCGGGATTTATCGCGGCTGACGCAAAAAGTCCCACCGCCAGTGTGCCCCATGTGCCGCTGACACCGTGAATTCCAATTACGTCGAGAGAGTCATCGTATCCGAATTTTGATTTCATATTAACGCCTACGTAGCATAATAACCCTGCTATTAATCCAATTACTATCGACGACAACGGGCTGACAAAGCCGGCAGCAGGTGTGATACCGGCCAGTCCTGCGACTGCTCCGCTCATGGCCCCGAGCGCTGTAGGTTTTCCTCTCTGAAGCCATTCAATTAACATCCAGCTCATTGCCGCGGCGCCTGCTGAAGTGTTTGTAGTTACAAATGCTACGGAGGCCAGTCCGCCTGATGTCAATGCGCTGCCCGCATTAAAACCAAACCAGCCAAACCACAAAAGCGCCAGTCCTAAAACCGTCATCGGCAGGTCATGCGGCAGCATCGGCTCCCTGCCGTATCCCCTGCGCTTTCCGATCATCATTATCGCCACTAAAGCTGCAACAGCCGAGCTTATATGAACAACAATACCGCCTGCAAAGTCGAGCGTGCCAAGGGTCTTGGCCATCCATCCCCCGCCCCACACCCAGTGACATAACGGGGAATAAACAAATGTTACCCAGAGTATTGTGAAAAATATTAATGCCG is a genomic window of Nitrospirota bacterium containing:
- the glnA gene encoding type I glutamate--ammonia ligase, producing MTPKDVIKMAQENKAVMANFKFLDFPGIWQHFAVPVAELKEEIFEEGLGFDGSSIRGWQAINTSDMLIIPDPKTAFMDPFMEYPTISLICNIVDPITKEFYTRDPRYIAQKAEAYLKSTGVGDTAYFGPEAEFFIFDGIRFDQNSHSGYYFIESFEGIWNSGREENPNLGYKPRHKEGYFPVPPTDSQVNLRTEMVMEMLKCGIYVEREHHEVATAGQAEIDMRFDSLVSMADKNMLFKYIIKNVARRHNKTATFMPKPLFGDNGSGMHVHQSIWKGGKPLFAGNGYAGLSEMALFYIGGVLKHAKSLAALTNPTTNSYKRLTPGFEAPVNLAYSARNRSASVRIPTYSASPKAKRVEVRFPDPSCNTYLAFSAMLMAGLDGIENKIHPGEPLDKDIYDLGPEELANVPTMPGSLDEALDHLEKDHEYLLKGNVFTKDAIEKWISYKRTNEVDALRLRPHPYEFFLYYDI
- a CDS encoding type 1 glutamine amidotransferase, translated to MSVLICKNIDTEGPGTIEDFLIDKKIPYTTVDLSKGEGIPGKEDFNTLIMMGGPMSVNDDIPYIREEEQLVRDFISNGKKVFGICLGAQIMAKALGARVYAGTQKEIGWYGIELTGDGLMDPLMRSLAVHPFVKDFWRKFRVFHWHGETFDIPEGAVRLASSALYPNQAFRYGNNAYAFQFHIEVRKEMIYDWLSSGPIDFDNLKEETERLYAEYSGRAMNFYKGFFT
- a CDS encoding P-II family nitrogen regulator; this encodes MKKIEAIIKPFKLDEIKKALNDLGVQGMTVTEVKGFGRQKGHLEFYRGVEYDINFVPKLKIEIVLTADMAEKAIAVIQENARTGEIGDGKIFVYPIENIIRIRTGESGEAAV
- a CDS encoding ammonium transporter, which translates into the protein MKFKLIVITATLLLLPCLSYAGEASTINSGDTAWMLISTALVTLMTPGLALFYGGMVRRKNVLGTIMHSFIMLFMVSVIWVLWGYTLAFGPDKGGIIGGPEWFGLNGVGQESSPFAPTVPHLLFMMFQGTFAVITPALITGAFAERMKFSALIFFTILWVTFVYSPLCHWVWGGGWMAKTLGTLDFAGGIVVHISSAVAALVAIMMIGKRRGYGREPMLPHDLPMTVLGLALLWFGWFGFNAGSALTSGGLASVAFVTTNTSAGAAAMSWMLIEWLQRGKPTALGAMSGAVAGLAGITPAAGFVSPLSSIVIGLIAGLLCYVGVNMKSKFGYDDSLDVIGIHGVSGTWGTLAVGLFASAAINPAGKDGLFHGNSSLFITQGISVIVSFVFVFVATFIILKLVDWIVGLRVKDGEEFIGLDQALHGESAYTQ